The Paramormyrops kingsleyae isolate MSU_618 chromosome 11, PKINGS_0.4, whole genome shotgun sequence genome includes a window with the following:
- the cibar2 gene encoding CBY1-interacting BAR domain-containing protein 2 produces the protein MSTFISREPQVKLMESTVSQAEVHLGQLCMVLAAYARRTAKLRDKADQLVHQLNDFANTEDLELRTSLRILAEDLAMLQDYRQAQVERLETRVVTPLKAYGEIVKNKRADLKKFTNDRNRELKEIQKLERIRIKNPSDRQGISQAEASAQIASTNMLRSTRQLEETINNFQMQKLQDIKGIFTDFITIEMLFHAKSLEVYSSTFQNLSDMDIDKDLERFRSRIQVHDGLLDNKILQSSIPLTSTMPRYPSPTISTLKQLSDYPRRHHESTLQRQEEMEEEDEEEQEEEEEGKKRESYAVKYTRMKRQQYGGV, from the exons ATGAGTACCTTTATTTCCAG GGAGCCACAGGTGAAGCTGATGGAGTCCACAGTGAGTCAGGCCGAGGTACACCTGGGCCAGCTGTGCATGGTGCTGGCCGCGTACGCGCGGCGCACGGCCAAGCTGCGGGACAAGGCGGACCAGCTGGTGCACCAGCTCAACGACTTCGCCAACACCGAGGACCTGGAGCTGCGCACCAGCCTGCGCATCCTGGCCGAGGACCTGGCTATGCTCCAGGACTATAGGCAAGCCCAG GTAGAGAGACTGGAGACCAGAGTTGTCACTCCGCTGAAAGCGTATGGTGAGATTGTGAAAAACAAACGA GCTGATCTGAAGAAATTCACCAATGATCGTAACCGGGAACTGAAAGAAATACAGAAACTGGAAAGAATTCGGATTAAAAATCCCTCTGACAGACAGGGTATT TCCCAG GCCGAGGCCAGCGCACAGATAGCATCAACCAACATGCTTCGTAGCACCCGGCAGCTGGAAGAAACCATAAATAACTTCCAGATGCAGAAGCTGCAGGACATCAAG GGGATCTTCACAGACTTCATCACCATTGAAATGCTCTTCCACGCAAAATCGCTGGAAGTTTACTCGAGCACTTTCCAGAACCTGAGCGACATGGACATTGACAAAGACTTAGAG AGATTTAGGTCAAGGATCCAGGTGCATGATGGGCTGTTGGACAATAAAATTCTCCAGAGTTCCATTCCCCTGACTTCCACAATGCCTCGCTATCCCAGCCCAACTATCTCTACTCTGAAACAACTGTCAGATTATCCCAGGAGG CATCATGAAAGTACACTGCAACGGCAGGAGGAAatggaggaggaagatgaagaagaacaggaggaagaagaagaagggaaaaaaagagagtCATACGCTGTCAAGTACACCAGAATGAAACGACAGCAATACGGTGGCGTGTGA